CACACCTTCAGAGGGGCTTCTTGGGAAGAGGGGGGCAttccttctcttcccacctcGCAGTTCTGTGCCTTCTGCCTCTCCCCGACCCTCCAGGCaccgtgctgctgctgctgctggtcgcctGTAGCTGCTGCTGCACCCAGTGCTGCTGCCCcgagcccagggccaggaaggcCCAGGTGCGGCCTGTGTCCCCCCCATGAGGACGGAGGGCTGACCGAGAAGCTGGAGAGGAGACGGTGACGCCACACCCGGGCGTCGGCCTGGCCCCCCAGCCCTGACTCCTCAGGACCAAGTCCACTGTCAcagctctggccccgcccaggaACCGGACACGGCACGTGGGGGCTTGTCCAGGAAACAAGGGCCGTTATGGTCACAGGACCTCCACCTGCCGAGAGCGCGGTGCCAAGGAGGAGCCACCATTTCGAGGACAGAGTAAACCGCCGGGGATCTTGGCCTGCCCGCACTTTTTAACAAAACACGGAAGCAGAGTCCCCAAACCTCGACGGAGAACAGCCCGCACCCGGGGGAGCTGGCCTTGGGGTTCTGCTGACCACGCCAAAGAGGAGCCGCCCAGTCGCGGGGACTTAGGGCAAGAGCCCCTGGGCCCACGCTCCCCGCCGGAGCGGGCGCCTGTCAATATCCCGCCCAGTGTTTGCCTGTTTCTTTCCAGTAAAAGCTTTTTCGTTCTATGTTTCTGGGCATCAGACTcgctgggctgggctctgtgcATGAGCAGCGCCACGTGCCTGAGGACCAGGGGCGTGACCAGCGCTCCCTGTGCCGTGAAAGCTGGCGGACCACGCAGGTGGGAATGCTGCGGAACCAGTGGCGGGTGCAGGGCGATGCCTGTCAAGCACCAGCTGACGAGCTCTGGCTCCCAGACGCCCACTGGGCAGCGATGGACGCCGCGTGTGTCCCAGGCAGGTGCTGGCTCAGAAACGCCACTTACCAGCTGTCACTGCCATTAACGGGAACCTGCACCCTCGCGCTAGAGGCTCAGGCctctggtctcccccaactgctggAGTAAGAGAGGGGCCGGGCCCCAGTTCTGCCCACACCTGTGTCCCGACACCTTCGCCCCTTCCCTGCTTGTGTGCCCGACTGCCCGGTTCAAACCCTTGCCCCAGCACTCCAGCTGTGGGAATGCAGGTCAGTGATGCGACCTTCCCGAGCTGCGCTTTCTCCCTGGGAAATGGGCTGTCCTGGTCCCTGCCTCCCGGGGTGCGCTCGTGGGGTGACCTAAGATGACCTGTCGGGCACTTGTCACGGTGCGGGGCACGTGCTAAGAGCTCCGCAGATGTCCTGCCTCCACTTCAGTCCGGCTTCTCTTCCAGAGAACATGGCACGTGGGTGCAAACCCAGGATGACGGCAGGGGAGGCTGAGGCTCCCAGGGCACCTCCCCTCCGTCCCCCCTGGTCCCAGGGCCATAAAGAGGTCCGCACTTTGCACATGCCTCTGTCATTGTGGGCAGCCCATGCTCTGTCCGCCTGAGGGCAGAAGCCCGTGGCCCGGaaaacagggggtggggaggggatgccaaccctgccaccaccaccccctccagcTGGCAGGCGGGCGGGGAAGCTAAGCTCTCTGGCTAGTTCCACTTCCTGGTGTCCAGGGACTTGTGGGTTTGGTTTCGATGGaagattcagagaggaagtgcTTCTGTACAAAATAAAAGAAGTCCAAGAATCTGCCTGTATCCTCAACCCTGCCCCCCCGAAGAATGGGATTCAGaatgatgacaatgatggtgGTGTGGCCATAAAGGCAACAAAAACCCGCTGAGGGCTCACACTGCACACGCTCAGGCGCTGTCTCCAGACCTTGGCTACAGGTAAGTTCATGTAATCATCGCAATGACGACACTGTAGGTAACACTAGTAACAcattttaaagaggaggaaattGAACCTTAGTGACACTGGATAGTTTGTCTACATTCAACCAGCTGCAAAGTGGCAGAGCCGCCTCTGGGCCCAGCCCGCCGGCTGCAGAGCCCCCACTGCCACACCCAGCCGGGGCCTCCCGCAGCGAAGGCTCTGATCCATTACCTCCACCAACCAGCCCACATCCCCAACACCCAACCCCGAACTGTCTCAGAATAACCTCCTGTGAGCGGGTGGGCCCAGCCAGGTCTCCCTCCGGAAGGAAAGCTCCAGGAGGAaggcgggaggggcgggaggggcggccctgcctccctcagtcCCTGCACCACCGCCACCCTCCCCGGCTGGAGGGTCCCCAGGaaccccccccgaccccccccccccccatccaggaGCTGCTCCAACAGCGCAGCGGCTGTTCCCTGTACGACTTTTCCTTAAGCAAGTTTTCCCCCACAGCAAGGATGTCCCTTCCCGGGCTCGCTTTGGCTGCACATACACTGAAAGTGGAACGACACGGacaagattagcatggcccctgcgcaaggatgacatgcaaattcgtgaaaCGTtccacattaaaaagaaaataatggtgTCCTGTCCTGAGGGTGGCCGGGGCTGAACCTCTTCGTTAGAAAAGATTCTAGCTTCCTGGTCCAGCTGCCAAGAGGTGGAGGCCaaagggctggctggctggctggtttatttgcatttttctcctcCAGGCCAGACAGTACCTAACTGCTGTGTCCAAACAAGACACTGTCCCTGTCCTCAgggggctggctcctccccattCCTTGGCAAAGGGGCGCATgtgagccctccccaccccaccccaccccaccccaccccaccaatcGGGCCAAGCCCCAGGCTGGCTTCAATCCCACCCAGAGCTGTGCCAGCGACAGCAGCCTGCACACTCCTGGTGGGCAGCTCCCAGCCTGGGTCTCTCTGGGCAGGTGGGATGGAGAGGCGGCAGCAATACCCCCATCGTGGGACAACCTGAAGGCCGCCCCTTCCAGGGCGCAGCCAGACCCAACACTCCTCCATTCCCCTCGGGACCGCGGCCCCCTGGACCGAGCCACCGCCGACACCGACGCCTGCCTGCGGTCACTGCGGCCGTGTCGGAGGCGGCTCCGCATCGCCCGTCAGGCTTCGTGCCTCCCTCTGTGGCCTCTGTGCTCTCGGTTCCTCAAAAGGGCCTCAGTCTGCACGTAAGGCCCGTGCGTTTCACTGTCTGTACACCGTGCCTTTTCAGACGCCGCCGTGCAGCCACCCGTGCAGGACTCTCATCCGCAGACGGTGGCGGAGAGCCTGCAAACCAGTTTGGTCCTGCAACTTGCCTCTCAAACATTAACTACTGAACGCAATCTACAACCAAATGTTCACGGCGACGAACCTATTTGCTTGTGGGTGATACCAGTTCCAGACCATAAAACGCTGAGGCAAATTAATTTGCCCTTGAAAACAGTTCCCTCCCTGTCCTTGGGGCCTGGCGCCTGCCACAGAACCCCGGCTCCCAATTCTAATTCTGACACCGTCTCCATGTCTCCACGCAAACCTCTCTCCTCCAGGGGCGGCccctcaggcccaggccaggcgCTGCCACCGCACCAACAGCACCCGCCCcgtctcccctcccagcccacttCTCTGCATGGCGGTCCCTTCAGCAGAATGTTCTGATCTGCCAGCAACTGACTGAAAGAGGTGGTGAAAGCGATGGTCTTCCCGCCGCAGGGAGGGCCAGGTCTCCTGGTCAGTGTGGCCAGAGCTCCGGGACTGTCTCCTTTGGTTTCGTGGAAGCAGAACAAGAATTTAAAAGACACCAGTGTGAGCTCCTCCTGCATTTTTCCAAAACGCTTCCAGTCGTCCACACCAAGGTGACACATGGGCAGGAACATTGGGTGAGTGATTCCAGAATCACGCCAAAGTGGCCAGGGAGGTACTGACGGAAACCTCGGCTCCCCACTCACTGAGGTCCGCACAGCTTCGGAGCTCAGACGCGGAGCGGAGTTCACACCCGGCGCAGTTACTCCCCGGCTATGTGAGCGTGCCTGTCCCAGCTGTAAAACCGGGGTTTCGGCTATCCTTGTTGCTTCATTTTTCACGTActattaacacgttaagcgcccagcctgttttgtcttctggacgGAAAgcatagtgtcagtcaccggtgactgactgtAATTATGTAATTACAATGACAACGGCCACAAACAGGTTTGGAACAAACAGCTGGTTCTTGATAAGCATCAGCTTCACGGGGAGCGGAAGTACAAGGGCATCCTAGGGACCCGCCCCCGGGCTGGGAGCGGTCAGCAGGCCAAGGGCATTAGTCAGCCGGCCTGGGTCAATTAAGCCCATGATTACTAAGAGGGACTTGCTCCTCACCCGCCTCCTTGCACCTGCTGCCCATCCGAATCACCTGGCCAGCTCTATGAGGCAGGGGGCTGACACGCCCAGAGAGTGACGTCAGTGGCACCAGACGGGCCCTGGGCACGGGCACTTAGAAAagctcctagatcagtggttctcaaccttctggctctttaaatacagttcctcatgttgtgacccaaccataaagttattttcgttgctacttcataactgtaatgttgctactgttatgaattgtcatgtaaatatctgatctgcaggatggtcttaggcgacccctgtgaaagggtcgttcgaccgccaaaggggctgtgacccacaagttgagaaccactgtcctagatgatCCTACAAGCAGGGTGAGGACAGGGCGCTAGAATGTCAGCTCTGGGAGGGGGCCTGCCTGATTCATGCTGGGcagaagtgcctggcacagaggagctTGACACCTGACTTGTGGAGTGGTGGCCGCCAGGCATCACATGCCAAGGCACCGGCCCATTCCCACTTCCTAGCTGCCTGTCACACCAGTGGGCGGGAACCAACCACACAAAGCAGCTGGGGCGAAGGTAGGCCCACAGCACCCAGAGCCTGCACGGGAGGCTCCTCCACCCAGAAATGAGTTCCAGGAGGCGCCAGCAGGAGGCGCAGTTACCCAGTCGCCCTGCAccacaggagggagcctgagggGTGGTTCCAGCCCCGGGGCTTCTGAGCCCTGAGAGAGGGGAGGTGGATGGAAGGCCGGGGCAAGGGCCCTGACCCCAGTCTCTTCCCCTACTCACCCCAAGTCTGCCTTCTCTTAGTGAGGACATCTCCACACGTGTGCCCTGAGCAGCGCCCCCCATGACATCAGAGGACAGAATGCAGCTGAGGGAGTAAGTGTGAAAGGCAGAAAGCGACCAGAGGTTGCTAGGCCACGGGCTCTGGCCCACCTTTGTGACAGCAGTGAGGTCTGGGCAGGGCCACCTGGCACTGAGGACACCTTTTCCTCCCATCAGCTGCTTCTCCGAGTCAGAGCACCGCTCTGGTCACCTGCTGGCCTCTCCAGCTCGTCCCCTAAAGCGGGGCCCCTCAGGGTCACCCCATCCGCCCTCTCAGGACTCGGGAGGGTTAACAGCAGAGTCAGGTAAGACGCCTTCCTTCTCGGCCCCGACTCCCTTCTATTGGCTACAGGCTTGCCTCCAAGGAAGTTTCCAGAAATCTCAGCTCAAGGCTGTCCGCTCCTCCGCAGCCATGCTGCTCTCTCAAAACGCTTCCAACGTTTGGCAATCGAGGCAGGAAAAATAGGGTCTAGACTAGCGAAGCTTTAGCTGAGTAGGTCTCAGCCTGGGAGAGGAATCCTTGCTCACGTCTCTGGGAATCCAGAGGTGGCCTCCACCGGACCCAAAGGCCCCTGGGGGGTGCCAGCCCTCACCCGTTTCCACAGGAGGCACGGAGCCCAGAGACCCCCTTCACGCCAGAGTCTGCCAGCTGCACGGGGCCTGCGGTTCTCGGAGGCCCAGCGGGTGGGCGCGGGGGTGGGCGCGGGGCAGGTGTGGACAGCAgcgcctggggcagggcctggggaggccctGCACTCAGTGCCGCTGTCCCCTTCACAGGCCCACATGGATCCACTGCTAACAGAGCAGAGGCGCCTCTGGAAGGAAGAGTTCTGGCAGAACCCCTGGGACCAGGGGGGCCTGGCCGTCATCAGCATATTCATCATCACCGTCCTGCTTCTCATGCTGTTCGCCATCGTGTTTGGGGCACTCCCTCCGTCTGAGAAGGTCGACCAGTCTGAAGAGTCATGACCTGACTTTCGGGGGGCCACGGGGGGGCCACCTGTTCTACACTCTCCAAACACTGTGGGCCTTTCCCTCGAAGCCCCTTTAACAGTCTGGATTATACATTTTATGTGATTCTCGGATAAGCGTCTGTCTTTCTCACTGAGCCGAGCCCCACAAAAGCAGGCCCCTCTGTGCTCACCACTGTGTCCCGCACGGCTCCCCAGAGCCCAGTTCAATCTAGGCCTAAacacagggaggcctggaggctggaggtcgCTTCAAACCTAATTACCATTCCTCCTGACACTAGGAGGTGAAGAGCGGGGCCTTGAATAACCACACGCTCCCCATGGCcgcagctcagaggaagcagaggaTCGAGGAGGGTTTTAGACTGAAGGGCTAACAAGTGCAAGGTGTCCCCAGCTTGTCCAGAGTCCCCCCGATGTTCCGCCCACAATGCTCACAGCTGCTGTGCTCGGAACCTGCCCGCCGCCGCCTGCCTGTCACTGCAGCTCCCAGGCTCCTCCCGGCCCCGCGGGCAGCAGATGCAGATGAAATCGATAAGTGAGTTCCAAGTGGGCAGGCTGGCCCGATGCGAGAAAAGCTGGTTTCTCTCCAAGCCCGTCACGCACACCCGCCGGGAGATAAGCCCGCCGCCCATGCCCGTTCGGGTCCAGGCTAAGGGGGCTCCTCCAGTGAAGCCAGAGGCCCTGCTCAGGGCATGTGATGACCACAACGCCAACGGCTCAGGCCTGAGTTGCTCATGGGGCCACCCATTCCAGACGGGGATGAAGCAGGGTGGATGGACGACTACCCAAAATATTCACGCTGTCAGTTTCTGGGGCCTTCCACGAAAGAAAGGGGCCCAACTCCCAGGCTGCCTGGCCGGACACACCCACGCAGGCAGGGTCCCCTGGTGGCCCGAGAGTGGCCCCGCGTTAGCTGGTTAACGAGTGGGTGCGGGGCGAGGACAAGATCTCAGTCACGTTTTGTTCAGAAACACGCGCATAAGTCACTCACCCCAGTTCTTCACAGAAGGTCACCAAGGCCTCAAAGGCCTGGAGGGCGGCTTTATCAGATGCTTTGTTCCCCCTCTTTTCCTGGAGACAAGAAACGACCATTGGTCCCGGTGgtcaccagagggaaagggggtgggggaggcaggagaggggagaggggggataaATGGAGGAAGACgcgacttggggtggtgaacacacaacacaatgtGCAGATGATTATTACAGAACTATacgcctgaaacctatataattttatcaaccaatgttgccccaataaattcagtaaaaaaaaaggcAACGACCATTTAGTAAAAGTCTTACAGAGGTGAACTACCTTGTAGCTCAAAAAATGCtgagaaaaatatcaaatgaGAGTAAGAAAGCCACTTACAAAACCGTGTCCCCAAGCCTGACCGCGCATGAGCACTACCTGGGTAACTGAGAGGGACGCGGGCTATCCCCAGGCCACTGACGCGTGTTAGAGCCGTTAACACACGTGCCAAatctttcacttaaatttgcatTTATGTGATCGCTGATGAGTCAACATCTCTGGATGGGCTTTTCTCACGTCTTTTGTTTAGTGCCAGTGGGTGGAAGCTCCCTATTTATTCTCAACTCCAGCCTTTTGTTTGCCTTCCACATTCTATATTTTTCCAGATCTACTATTTAGTTTATGgtctctttttcatttccattcctaGGTACTTATGCTAATGCAGAGAAAAggtgctgctttttaaaaaatatatatattttattgattttttacagagaggaagggagagggatagagagttagaaacatcgataagagagaaacatcgatcagctgcctcctgcacgctccctactggggtttCCCAccaactgggcatgtgtccttgactggaatcaaacccgggacccttcagtccacaggccgacgctctatccaccaagccaaaccagctagggcttgccaGGTTTCCTTATAAATGGGCAGACATGCATTGACATTTCTACCTCCTGGTGTCTTCTTTCCTGTTCTCCTTGTCcctgcaagtgtgtgtgtgtgtgtgtgtgtgtgtgtgtgtgtgtggtcattATGTTGTCATTTTTGTGGGAACTGGAAATAAGCACTTGTATTTCATCTTTCTTTAGGAAAAGTCTACATGTATTCTTCTGCAACTTCACACATTATGCTTTATCCATGTTGATTCATGTAGATTTACTGGGTCATTTTTCTCTGTTCTAGATCATTCCACTGTGACTAACCCACTGTTTTCTTATCCAACACTCTACAGAGGAAGAGTCTGATTGACTATTAGGTGCTGCAGCCAACATCCCTGTACATCCCTGTACACGTGACCGGCTGTCTATGCAGACGCAGAGTTACCGAATCACAGAGCACCAGCATCCTCCACTTACGCGTCATCACCTCCTCTCTCTTCAGAGCAGTCGTACGAGTTTACGTTCCTGACACACTGTGAGGCACCCTTTCCCACATCCCCACAAAGAGGGCTTACATCTCGGCCCCCCGGGCTTACAGTCTGGTGGGCGTAAAACAGCTCATCGTCTAGTCTGCGTTTCTCCCATCCCTACGTGACGGTGAGCATCTCTTCACACGCTCACTAGAGTCTGGTTTCCTCCCTGTTACACTCAGGGAGGAAACTTCTTGCTCTCAGCTGTTGCCTTTCACTCACCTGTCAGAGTTCCCTACATGCTCAGTCATTTATGtatgttgcaaatatttcccTAATGGCTCCTTTATCACTGTGTTTATGGTGTCTCTCgctatatataaatttttagtttGAATTTAGTCAAATAAGAATATCTTCCTTGATGGTTTCTGCTTTTAAAATCTTgacttctcttcccttcctcaagGCCATAAAGTATTTCTCCCCATTCTTACAGTTTTTTGAGGTCTTTAATCCATTGGTAATTCATATGGGTACAGTATGGGAGgtaggaatttaattttatctttttccagcACCAATTATTCAACAGTTCATCCTTTTTCTATTGATTTACAATGCTACCTGTCTTACATCAATTTTCCTTATCCAACAAGGAAATTATATACATGGGTCTCTTTCTAGGCTCTGTACAAAGAATGTACgatcagttttttttaaagactaaaaagaaaaacaaagaacttaTGTAGCAATATGAGAAAATGCTTATGTAACAATGCTGAGGAAAACAAGGCAGGACTGGTTTTGAGTATGTAAAGTAGCATGCACAGTACAGAGATAAATTAGCATAAAGaagcctagccctggctggtacggctcagtgggttgggcgttgtcctatgcactgaaaggctgccaaTTCAATTTCCTGTcggggcacatgcgtgggttgtgggcttggtccctggtagggggcatgcaggaggcagatggttgatgttttgctctcacgtggatgtttctctctcccgccctctctgaaaatcaatttaaaaatcttacgAAGAACAAAAGTCTAACCTAGCTTGTTGCAATGCCCATCGACCAACATACAATTCCCCCTTGCTATACGGTCAGCCCAGGAGCACCCCTGTAGCTTACAGAACCTCCATCTGAGCTCAGATAAAAGCTGCGCGAAATCGGAAAGTTGTGAGTTTGGACAGAAAGGGCTCCTACTGCCTGGGACTTACCTGGAGTTTTGCTACTTCCTTCCTGATCAGGAAGCTGACTTGGTCCCGGTCGCTCCTGGAGTAATAGAGGCGGCACCGGGAAGGCTTCCCGTCCCGGCCCGCCCGGCCAGACTCCTGGTAGTA
The genomic region above belongs to Myotis daubentonii chromosome 16, mMyoDau2.1, whole genome shotgun sequence and contains:
- the SMIM6 gene encoding small integral membrane protein 6 isoform X1, with product MQAHMDPLLTEQRRLWKEEFWQNPWDQGGLAVISIFIITVLLLMLFAIVFGALPPSEKVDQSEES
- the SMIM6 gene encoding small integral membrane protein 6 isoform X2; the protein is MDPLLTEQRRLWKEEFWQNPWDQGGLAVISIFIITVLLLMLFAIVFGALPPSEKVDQSEES